Proteins found in one Erythrobacter sp. KY5 genomic segment:
- a CDS encoding phosphoribosyl-AMP cyclohydrolase has product MKIFASRSLSTALLGSAAAFAALSAPAMAQDSAPITTEEVEAAQKAWGEGIVRISTAHANGQDYEAVARNHLDTLYNYDDGMVLFKPTLAAEDQFRGTYNEALSYFVKGMRAEDSGFAIKGWTDVRFENEGIVTDDDNAMAMGNYYFTGPDGSVTKVEYTFGYVRDEDGNLKINTHHSSMPFDPAPDQVAQSGN; this is encoded by the coding sequence ATGAAGATTTTCGCCAGCCGATCGCTTTCTACCGCCCTTCTAGGCAGCGCAGCTGCTTTTGCTGCACTCAGCGCGCCTGCCATGGCTCAGGATTCGGCGCCGATCACGACTGAAGAAGTCGAAGCCGCACAGAAGGCCTGGGGCGAAGGCATCGTCAGGATTTCTACCGCTCATGCGAACGGCCAGGACTACGAAGCGGTTGCCCGCAACCACCTCGACACGCTTTACAACTATGATGACGGCATGGTGCTGTTCAAGCCGACCCTTGCTGCCGAAGACCAGTTTCGCGGCACCTATAACGAAGCGCTCAGCTACTTCGTTAAGGGCATGCGCGCTGAAGACAGTGGTTTTGCCATCAAGGGCTGGACCGATGTTCGTTTCGAGAACGAAGGCATCGTGACCGATGACGACAACGCGATGGCCATGGGCAATTATTACTTCACCGGCCCCGACGGCAGCGTGACCAAGGTTGAGTACACCTTCGGCTACGTCCGTGACGAGGACGGCAACCTGAAGATCAACACTCACCACAGTTCGATGCCGTTTGACCCTGCACCCGACCAAGTTGCTCAGAGCGGTAATTAA
- a CDS encoding response regulator transcription factor yields MTAPRILIVDDHQLAREGLRAVLAADGLDVVGLACTGEEAVELAGSLVPDVVLMDVRLGDGIDGLEATRQVVALGLPIKVVMLTLHEMPGYVREALAAGAAGYVLKDTEIGDLRAAINQVMAGQSALPLDLVSAAMRAESRPEPKGDLSQILTSREQEVVELVSEGLTNKEIARKLDISPATVKVHVERLIGKLGVADRTQAAVVAVKLKSGQARPL; encoded by the coding sequence ATGACCGCGCCGCGCATCCTGATTGTCGATGATCACCAACTCGCAAGGGAAGGCCTGCGCGCTGTTCTCGCAGCAGACGGATTGGACGTCGTCGGCCTCGCCTGCACTGGCGAAGAAGCGGTGGAGCTTGCAGGCTCGCTTGTTCCTGATGTCGTCTTGATGGACGTGCGGCTTGGCGATGGAATTGACGGTCTTGAAGCCACACGGCAGGTCGTCGCGCTTGGACTGCCGATCAAGGTGGTGATGCTGACCTTGCATGAAATGCCCGGTTATGTGCGCGAGGCTCTGGCTGCGGGCGCGGCGGGATATGTCCTCAAAGACACCGAAATCGGCGACCTGCGCGCTGCCATCAATCAGGTGATGGCGGGTCAGTCGGCTCTGCCGCTCGACCTGGTCTCTGCCGCGATGCGCGCTGAAAGCCGGCCAGAGCCGAAAGGCGACCTCTCGCAGATACTGACATCGCGCGAGCAGGAAGTGGTCGAACTTGTCTCAGAAGGTCTGACGAACAAGGAGATCGCCCGAAAGCTCGATATAAGCCCCGCCACCGTCAAGGTTCATGTCGAGCGGCTGATCGGCAAGCTTGGCGTTGCCGACCGAACACAGGCGGCGGTGGTGGCGGTCAAACTGAAATCGGGGCAGGCCCGCCCGTTGTGA
- a CDS encoding class I SAM-dependent methyltransferase produces MDDPVLEARNQVNTCLAELQTALSNYWREAGEPPSFILEAAAPALPQGALKNAKLYADRDLLMQETLMEGAIVAEVGTLNGNWAARMLEQKSPAELHLFDKTFDRVRKDVRANPVVTEHQGHSWGEISKLPDSHFDWIYLDAAHDLQSVRRDRNASIPKLKPTGILVFNDYVHWSHMLAQPYGVVVAANEMAQSGWDVVGLAITPHGYWDIAFRRSGS; encoded by the coding sequence ATGGATGATCCAGTGCTCGAGGCACGCAACCAGGTAAACACCTGCCTCGCTGAATTGCAAACCGCTCTGTCAAATTATTGGCGAGAGGCTGGCGAGCCGCCGAGCTTTATTCTGGAGGCTGCAGCCCCAGCTCTCCCGCAAGGTGCACTGAAAAATGCGAAACTGTACGCTGATCGCGATCTGTTGATGCAAGAAACCCTTATGGAGGGGGCAATTGTTGCTGAAGTCGGCACATTGAACGGTAACTGGGCTGCAAGAATGCTTGAGCAAAAATCGCCCGCTGAATTGCACCTTTTTGATAAAACATTCGATAGAGTTAGAAAAGATGTTCGTGCGAACCCCGTCGTCACAGAACATCAAGGCCATTCATGGGGCGAAATATCCAAACTTCCTGACAGTCACTTCGACTGGATTTATCTTGATGCAGCGCACGATCTTCAAAGCGTCCGCCGAGACAGGAATGCGAGTATTCCCAAACTGAAGCCGACGGGCATACTTGTGTTTAACGATTATGTTCACTGGTCGCACATGCTTGCTCAGCCGTATGGCGTCGTCGTTGCAGCTAACGAGATGGCTCAATCAGGATGGGATGTAGTTGGCCTAGCGATTACTCCTCACGGCTATTGGGACATCGCGTTCAGACGAAGCGGCAGCTAA
- a CDS encoding S46 family peptidase → MKPIKSLVLGLLAGTVIAAPTAAKEGMFTPEQLPDISEALQEAGLELDPEMLTDLTGFPMGAVVSLGGCSASFVSPEGLVVTNHHCARGSVQYNSTAENNYLANGFLAETKGAELPAAPGSRVYVTTELTDVTARVREGTEAMSPIDRYAAIEQRRKDITAECEAEAGYRCLVASYYGGAEYTLIKRLEVRDVRLVYAPADSIGKYGGDIDNWMWPRHTGDFAFYRAYVAPDGSAADFDEANVPYQPDHHLKVSAAGLDDGDFVMVAGYPGSTSRYTLLAEVENTFNWTYPTFQGLLTSWIATIENAAPEGSDARVKYESRLAGLNNYEKNLRGQIEGARRVGLVERRAAREAALSDWIAADPARAGYGETITALAALSQESATASRTNFWYNNATRPALLSAVQRLYRLSKERELPDAEREPGYQDRDMTFFRQGLQALDRRYDAAVDKAEWVLFLSGYLQQPVEERVSVFDEALGLTAETTAADLPALLDRYYASTTLGDTETRLALMEADAGTFEASEDPFVQLAVALYDYERGLENESEERSGRSLALRPAYMEAITQWQREQGGLPYPDANSTLRITFGNVMGGSPFDGMAYLPFTTLEGITQKDTGEEPFNSPQGQLDLIEAKDYGEYELESINSVPVNFLSDLDVTGGNSGSATLNARGELVGLLFDGTFESVNSDWDFDPRTTRSIHVDSRYMLWVMEKVDGADALIEEMDIVR, encoded by the coding sequence ATGAAGCCTATCAAGTCGCTCGTCCTCGGCCTTCTGGCCGGAACCGTGATTGCCGCCCCTACTGCTGCGAAAGAGGGCATGTTCACGCCCGAACAGTTGCCTGACATCAGCGAAGCCTTGCAGGAGGCAGGCCTCGAACTTGATCCAGAAATGCTGACCGACCTTACCGGTTTCCCGATGGGTGCGGTCGTGTCGCTTGGCGGTTGCTCGGCAAGCTTCGTGTCGCCCGAAGGCCTCGTGGTGACCAATCACCACTGCGCGCGCGGATCCGTTCAGTACAATTCGACCGCCGAGAACAACTATCTCGCCAACGGTTTTCTGGCCGAGACCAAGGGCGCCGAACTTCCCGCAGCGCCCGGCTCGCGCGTCTACGTGACGACCGAACTGACTGACGTCACCGCCCGTGTGCGCGAAGGGACCGAAGCGATGAGCCCGATCGACCGCTACGCCGCGATCGAACAGCGCCGCAAGGACATCACTGCTGAATGCGAGGCCGAAGCCGGTTATCGCTGCCTTGTCGCAAGCTATTATGGCGGCGCCGAATACACGCTCATCAAGCGTCTCGAAGTGCGCGACGTGCGCCTTGTCTATGCGCCGGCGGATTCTATCGGCAAGTATGGCGGCGATATCGACAACTGGATGTGGCCGCGCCACACGGGCGACTTCGCGTTCTACCGCGCCTATGTCGCACCCGACGGATCGGCTGCCGATTTCGACGAAGCCAACGTCCCGTATCAGCCCGACCATCACCTCAAAGTAAGCGCAGCCGGGCTGGACGATGGCGATTTCGTGATGGTCGCAGGCTACCCCGGATCGACCAGCCGCTACACGCTGCTGGCCGAAGTCGAAAACACCTTCAATTGGACCTACCCGACCTTCCAGGGTCTGCTGACCAGCTGGATCGCGACGATCGAGAACGCCGCACCCGAAGGCTCTGACGCGCGCGTGAAGTATGAAAGCCGCCTTGCTGGCCTCAACAATTATGAGAAAAACCTGCGAGGCCAGATCGAAGGCGCGCGCCGCGTCGGCCTCGTTGAACGTCGCGCAGCGCGCGAAGCTGCTCTGTCTGATTGGATCGCAGCCGATCCTGCTCGCGCCGGCTATGGCGAAACAATCACGGCTCTTGCGGCGCTCTCACAGGAAAGCGCCACTGCCTCGCGCACCAACTTCTGGTACAACAACGCGACGCGCCCTGCTCTCCTGTCTGCGGTACAGCGCCTTTACCGCCTGTCCAAAGAGCGCGAGCTTCCCGATGCCGAGCGTGAGCCCGGCTATCAGGATCGCGACATGACCTTCTTCCGCCAGGGTCTGCAGGCGCTTGATCGTCGCTACGATGCAGCTGTCGACAAGGCGGAGTGGGTTCTGTTCCTCAGCGGCTATCTCCAGCAGCCGGTCGAAGAGCGTGTCTCCGTATTCGACGAAGCGCTGGGTCTGACTGCCGAGACGACAGCAGCGGACCTCCCGGCCCTGCTCGACCGGTACTATGCCAGCACCACGCTGGGTGACACCGAAACCCGCCTTGCCCTGATGGAAGCCGATGCGGGCACGTTCGAGGCAAGCGAAGATCCCTTCGTCCAGCTGGCCGTTGCTCTTTACGATTATGAGCGCGGCCTCGAAAACGAATCCGAGGAGCGCTCCGGTCGCTCGCTCGCGCTGCGCCCGGCCTACATGGAGGCCATCACCCAGTGGCAGCGAGAGCAAGGCGGCTTGCCTTACCCCGATGCAAACTCGACGCTGCGCATCACGTTCGGCAACGTCATGGGCGGCTCGCCGTTCGACGGGATGGCATACCTGCCCTTCACCACTCTTGAAGGCATCACGCAAAAAGACACTGGCGAAGAGCCCTTCAACTCGCCCCAGGGCCAGCTCGATCTGATCGAGGCGAAAGATTACGGCGAGTACGAGCTGGAATCGATCAATTCGGTCCCGGTGAACTTCCTTTCCGACCTCGACGTGACGGGCGGCAACAGCGGTTCAGCTACGCTCAACGCACGGGGCGAACTTGTCGGCCTGCTGTTCGACGGAACGTTCGAAAGCGTCAATTCCGACTGGGACTTCGACCCGCGCACCACCCGTTCGATCCACGTCGATTCGCGTTACATGCTGTGGGTAATGGAAAAGGTCGACGGCGCCGATGCGCTGATCGAGGAAATGGACATCGTCCGATAA
- a CDS encoding PAS domain S-box protein produces the protein MSTFPDSRTTRFWADRPLAYKGVVVIALPLAILIGALVSLYLASNAEAEAEDDVRRAFAIQRDIYQVRAMLAEAAAGVGDYALTREDRFLEPFERMENQLTPTLRRLDVAIEDDRVRAEFEDLMVVVERKRDGLRETIALAQDPQPTSSAEIQQSLLASKITLDAVRREIDNIQRQEAIVLDERRALVDDVRARFFALTAVSGIIGLLGSLMAVYLFSTGIVRRVSKLEQNAEMLARGERLTELPEEADEIGRLSQRLVGASALLRKREDDLRASEERFRLVIERVRDYGIFTLDTDGVVTSWNLGAERIKGWQADEILGQHFSQFYPDDTRDFLPDQMLERAREQGAAEDEGWRVRKDGSVFWANVVITALRNEAGELQGFAKVTRDMSERRRSEEALRLAREDAVAASLAKSEFLSRTSHELRTPLNAILGFGQLLEIDLDDFSQPHQEAVERITRAGRHLLSLINDLLDISSIEAGGAELEYEKVDLVTMLEEVHDLAEPIVSSAGLSFEMALPAAGSSLVADRRRMTQVILNLVGNAAKYNAEGSFVRLGAELDGEGGATFFVDDDGPGIDPANASRLFTAFDRLGQHKRDKTEGTGLGLALSKALVESMGGEIGYIPRKPGSRFWFTLSSQPIEPSRPKAHQES, from the coding sequence GTGAGCACCTTTCCCGATTCGCGAACGACCCGTTTCTGGGCTGACCGTCCGCTTGCCTATAAAGGCGTGGTGGTCATCGCATTGCCGCTTGCCATCCTGATCGGCGCGCTTGTGTCGCTCTATCTTGCAAGCAACGCGGAAGCCGAAGCAGAAGACGATGTGCGCCGCGCCTTTGCGATCCAGCGCGATATCTATCAGGTTCGGGCGATGCTGGCAGAGGCAGCGGCGGGTGTCGGCGATTATGCCCTGACCCGCGAGGATCGCTTCCTCGAACCGTTTGAGCGCATGGAGAACCAGCTCACTCCTACGCTTCGGCGGCTCGATGTCGCAATCGAAGACGACAGGGTTCGTGCCGAATTCGAAGACCTGATGGTCGTGGTTGAACGAAAGCGCGACGGGCTGCGCGAAACAATTGCGCTGGCGCAGGACCCGCAGCCAACCTCGTCCGCCGAGATCCAGCAATCTCTTCTCGCAAGCAAGATCACCTTGGATGCCGTGCGACGCGAGATCGACAACATCCAGCGCCAGGAAGCAATCGTTCTCGATGAACGACGCGCATTGGTGGACGATGTGCGCGCACGCTTTTTTGCGCTGACGGCGGTGAGCGGGATCATCGGCCTGCTCGGCAGCCTTATGGCGGTTTACCTGTTCTCGACCGGGATCGTGCGCCGCGTGAGCAAGCTTGAACAGAACGCCGAGATGCTGGCGCGCGGCGAGCGGCTGACCGAGCTTCCCGAAGAGGCCGATGAAATTGGCCGCCTTTCCCAGCGGCTGGTCGGGGCGAGCGCGCTGCTGCGCAAGCGTGAGGACGATTTGCGGGCGAGCGAGGAACGCTTCCGCCTCGTTATCGAACGTGTGCGCGATTACGGGATCTTCACGCTCGATACTGACGGGGTCGTGACGAGCTGGAACCTTGGTGCAGAACGCATAAAGGGCTGGCAGGCAGACGAGATCCTGGGTCAGCATTTCAGCCAGTTCTACCCTGACGACACGCGCGATTTCCTTCCGGACCAGATGCTTGAACGGGCCCGCGAGCAGGGCGCTGCCGAGGATGAAGGGTGGCGTGTTCGCAAGGACGGTTCGGTGTTCTGGGCGAATGTCGTCATAACCGCGCTTCGTAACGAAGCGGGCGAGCTACAGGGCTTTGCCAAGGTCACGCGCGACATGTCGGAACGCCGCCGAAGCGAGGAAGCGCTAAGGCTGGCACGCGAAGATGCGGTCGCGGCAAGCCTTGCAAAGAGCGAGTTTCTCTCCCGCACCAGCCACGAATTGCGCACGCCGCTCAATGCCATTCTCGGCTTTGGACAATTGCTCGAAATTGACCTCGATGATTTCAGCCAGCCCCATCAGGAAGCGGTTGAGCGGATCACCAGAGCAGGCCGTCACCTTCTCTCGCTCATCAACGATTTGCTCGATATCTCCAGTATCGAGGCGGGCGGGGCAGAGCTAGAATATGAGAAGGTCGATCTCGTGACCATGCTCGAAGAAGTGCACGATCTTGCCGAACCGATCGTATCGAGCGCTGGCCTGTCGTTCGAAATGGCATTGCCCGCAGCGGGTTCAAGCCTCGTCGCCGATCGCCGCCGCATGACGCAGGTGATCCTCAACCTTGTCGGCAATGCCGCCAAGTACAATGCCGAAGGCAGCTTTGTGCGGCTGGGGGCAGAGCTTGACGGTGAAGGGGGCGCCACATTCTTCGTTGACGATGACGGACCCGGCATCGACCCGGCCAACGCCTCGCGGCTTTTCACCGCGTTCGATCGCCTCGGACAGCACAAGCGTGACAAGACCGAGGGCACGGGGCTTGGACTTGCCTTGTCCAAGGCTTTGGTGGAGTCGATGGGCGGGGAAATCGGCTACATCCCCCGCAAACCCGGCAGCCGTTTCTGGTTCACCTTGTCCAGCCAGCCCATCGAGCCGAGCCGCCCAAAGGCCCATCAGGAGTCCTGA
- a CDS encoding response regulator, which translates to MPQQLIVAEEILSRRILAIDDEEANVALLRNLLQREGYEDVHCLTDSTKALATYIDLEPDLVLLDLMMPEVDGFQLLEAFSRHDAADEFRPVLVLTADTTIQARRKALALGAKDFVAKPFDVIEVGLRISNLLETRLLYERLRASPSD; encoded by the coding sequence ATGCCCCAGCAATTGATCGTGGCGGAAGAAATCCTTTCGCGCCGCATTCTTGCGATCGACGATGAGGAAGCGAATGTCGCGCTTCTGCGCAACCTCCTGCAACGCGAAGGGTACGAGGATGTTCACTGCCTGACCGATTCAACCAAGGCGCTGGCAACCTATATCGATCTGGAACCCGACCTCGTCCTGCTCGACCTGATGATGCCCGAGGTCGATGGCTTTCAATTGCTCGAAGCCTTCTCACGTCACGATGCAGCCGATGAGTTCAGGCCCGTTCTGGTGCTGACCGCCGACACCACCATTCAGGCGCGGCGCAAGGCGCTGGCGCTGGGAGCGAAAGATTTCGTCGCCAAACCCTTCGACGTGATCGAAGTGGGTCTTCGCATTTCGAACCTGCTCGAAACGCGGCTCCTTTACGAACGCCTGCGCGCCTCGCCCAGCGACTAG
- a CDS encoding sensor histidine kinase: MSTLPTDGETIAELRELYRAAEARAARLRLLSTSGRELAEADPSTVDVILSRCAERLAFFVGKRSAVVEKGVSADGIAIHAPGPNGKKLAAMVIDGIETLNDVADEEDREAVRMELELMGATIDRIEKENERGELLAALREREKRLEMLLERIFTAQEEERRRVSHELHDGVAQTATALVRILEGAEKTGCKSGTSTEGVSHADVARSLVSELRRVIGGLRPTLLDDLGLPAALQSLCDGLEAEGFEVSQRITPRAQRHSPLIETALFRVAQEAIANIHKHAGGPCEVSVEADLHSDPVVLRIADHGKGPSEKTRLNGDGPGHNVGIEVMKERMTAIGGTLDWRAGNGGGVTVIACLPAREPK; the protein is encoded by the coding sequence ATGTCCACTTTGCCAACCGATGGCGAAACTATTGCCGAACTGCGCGAACTGTACCGCGCGGCAGAGGCGCGTGCTGCGCGATTGCGGCTTCTGTCGACGTCTGGACGCGAATTGGCCGAAGCCGATCCTTCCACAGTGGATGTCATCCTTTCGCGCTGTGCCGAGCGGCTGGCTTTCTTCGTGGGAAAACGTTCGGCCGTTGTCGAAAAAGGCGTTTCTGCCGACGGGATAGCGATTCATGCGCCAGGCCCCAATGGAAAGAAGCTTGCCGCAATGGTCATCGACGGCATCGAAACACTTAACGATGTCGCCGACGAAGAAGACCGCGAGGCCGTGCGCATGGAGCTTGAGCTCATGGGCGCGACGATCGATCGCATCGAAAAGGAAAACGAGCGGGGCGAATTGCTTGCCGCTCTGCGCGAACGTGAAAAGCGCCTCGAAATGCTGCTGGAGAGGATCTTTACCGCACAGGAGGAAGAGCGCCGCCGGGTCAGTCACGAATTGCACGATGGCGTGGCGCAAACCGCAACTGCGCTGGTTCGCATTCTCGAAGGCGCTGAAAAGACCGGCTGTAAGTCGGGCACGAGTACGGAGGGAGTTTCGCATGCCGATGTCGCGCGCAGCCTCGTTTCCGAATTGCGCCGCGTCATTGGCGGTTTAAGACCCACCTTGCTTGACGATCTGGGCCTGCCCGCAGCGCTCCAGTCCTTGTGCGACGGGTTGGAGGCGGAAGGCTTCGAAGTCTCGCAACGGATCACTCCGCGGGCGCAGCGTCATTCTCCGCTCATTGAAACAGCGCTGTTCCGGGTGGCTCAGGAAGCCATCGCGAACATTCACAAACACGCAGGCGGCCCCTGCGAGGTCTCGGTCGAAGCGGACCTCCACAGCGATCCGGTCGTTCTTCGCATCGCGGACCATGGAAAGGGTCCGTCGGAAAAAACACGGTTGAACGGTGATGGGCCGGGCCACAATGTCGGCATCGAGGTGATGAAGGAGCGCATGACAGCGATCGGCGGAACACTGGACTGGCGAGCAGGCAATGGCGGCGGTGTGACTGTAATTGCGTGCCTTCCAGCAAGAGAACCTAAATGA
- a CDS encoding DUF2490 domain-containing protein has product MKPTAMRAAILAASLTAFAATPAAAEEDFNIWTGQFIVLDLDKEGEWFVRGEAQERFTNDADRLGQLLLRSLVGYRISDRVSIGAGYAYILTDPIGPVETNEHRFYQELNIRLIETPGGITLDSRNRFEQRTFEEDGEVALRFRPFLQLRVPITDNNKLVAYTEPFFALNETPLQDDGLQIWRNFVGFSIPVAQGVEVVPGYLNQTVFRDGENRADHVANVNVFMNF; this is encoded by the coding sequence GTGAAACCCACCGCTATGCGCGCCGCCATTCTCGCGGCGAGCCTTACCGCGTTCGCAGCAACGCCGGCGGCAGCGGAAGAAGATTTCAACATCTGGACCGGCCAGTTCATCGTTCTCGATCTCGACAAGGAAGGCGAGTGGTTCGTGCGCGGCGAAGCGCAGGAACGTTTCACCAATGACGCCGACCGGCTCGGCCAGTTGCTGCTCCGCTCGCTTGTCGGATACCGGATCAGCGACCGCGTCAGCATCGGTGCTGGCTATGCCTATATCCTGACCGATCCCATCGGACCGGTCGAAACGAACGAGCATCGTTTCTATCAGGAGCTAAACATCCGCCTGATTGAGACGCCGGGCGGCATCACGCTGGATTCGCGCAATCGTTTCGAACAGCGCACCTTCGAGGAAGATGGCGAGGTCGCTCTGCGTTTCCGCCCCTTCCTCCAATTGCGCGTGCCGATCACCGACAACAACAAGCTGGTCGCCTACACCGAACCTTTCTTCGCTTTGAACGAAACCCCGCTTCAGGATGACGGATTGCAGATCTGGCGTAACTTCGTCGGTTTCTCGATCCCGGTGGCGCAGGGCGTTGAGGTCGTGCCGGGCTACCTCAACCAGACGGTGTTTCGCGATGGTGAGAACCGCGCCGACCACGTGGCCAACGTTAATGTGTTCATGAACTTCTGA